One segment of Triticum aestivum cultivar Chinese Spring chromosome 2A, IWGSC CS RefSeq v2.1, whole genome shotgun sequence DNA contains the following:
- the LOC123190184 gene encoding uncharacterized protein, producing MSMPEEFVIFPAEGKISNGPEGALVSPDCPFLVARLPEPLNKSFEQVRRWIMQLFQLNDVTHELTPQHILYVRNNPMAPPSTVLIDITGDDSWRAFLNVAWRHVGVFRLFVKWSAKKTTSDEDPAVTDESDDDGSWPTCKHDKPCTIETSWDRQDPGRRFYRCPLFADSKQDCGFTQWLDRKFPEKAIGHMNYLTDKVDSLGQQVDNLKCELEELRHRCQKRSIAEAVVSHGDKCPCGKIPCDAACCNQDEKPCPSQIRRLAKAN from the exons ATGTCGATGCCAGAAGAGTTTGTGATATTTCCTGCTGAAGGGAAGATTTCCAATGGGCCCGAGGGGGCACTAGTGAGTCCCGATTGCCCGTTTCTGGTCGCACGGCTACCAGAGCCACTGAACAAGTCGTTCGAGCAAGTGCGACGCTGGATAATGCAGCTCTTCCAGTTGAATGACGTGACACATGAGCTCACTCCGCAGCACATTCTGTATGTCAGGAACAATCCCATGGCTCCTCCTTCCACCGTGCTGATTGACATAACTGGGGACGATTCCTGGAGGGCGTTCCTGAATGTGGCATGGCGCCATGTTGGAGTTTTCAGGCTGTTTGTCAAGTGGAGTGCCAAGAAAACAACCTCTGATGAAGATCCTGCAGTGAcagatgaatctgatgatgatggcAGCTGGCCAACTTGCAAGCATGATAAACCTTGCACCATTGAAACTTCATGGGACCGTCAAGACCCAGGGCGAAGGTTCTACCGCTGCCCTCTCTTCGCG GATTCAAAACAGGACTGTGGCTTCACCCAATGGCTGGACAGGAAGTTCCCTGAGAAGGCGATTGGGCACATGAACTACCTCACGGACAAGGTTGATTCACTCGGGCAGCAGGTCGACAACCTGAAGTGCGAGCTTGAGGAACTTCGTCATCGTTGCCAGAAAAGGTCGATCGCAGAAGCTGTTGTCAGTCATGGAGACAAGTGCCCATGTGGAAAGATCCCTTGCGACGCAGCTTGTTGCAATCAGGATGAAAAGCCGTGCCCAAGTCAGATTCGTAGATTGGCTAAGGCCAATTAG